From the genome of Nicotiana sylvestris chromosome 2, ASM39365v2, whole genome shotgun sequence, one region includes:
- the LOC104232573 gene encoding cysteine proteinase COT44-like: MAKTIITTLLFALFSSLSYAIDMSIIDYKNNHYASKWTLQSDEDQVKNRYEMWLAEHGRAYNALGEKEKRFEIFKDNLRFIEEHNNSGNRTYKVGLNQFADLTNEEYRTMYLGTKSDARRRFVKSKNPSQRYASRPNELMPHSVDWRKRGAVAPIKNQGSCGSCWAFSTVAAVEGINQIVTGEMITLSEQELVDCDRVQNSGCNGGLMDYAFEFIISNGGMDTEKHYPYRGVEGRCDPVRKNYKVVSIDGYEDVPRNERALQKAVAHQPVCVAIEASGRAFQLYSSGVFTGECGEEVDHGVVVVGYGSEDGVDYWIVRNSWGTKWGENGYVKMERNVKKSHLGKCGIMTEASYPTKDSAINKRNTSKEEKISSI; this comes from the exons ATGGCTAAAACCATAATAACTACTCTCCTCTTCGCACTCTTTTCGTCCTTATCCTATGCAATTGACATGTCCATCATAGATTACAAAAATAACCACTATGCTAGTAAATGGACATTACAAAGTGATGAGGATCAGGTGAAGAATAGGTACGAAATGTGGCTGGCAGAGCATGGGAGAGCATATAATGCGCTGGGAGAGAAGGAAAAAAGATTTGAGATTTTTAAGGATAATTTGAGGTTCATCGAGGAACATAACAATTCTGGGAATCGAACGTACAAGGTGGGATTGAACCAATTTGCTGATCTCACGAACGAGGAGTACCGGACCATGTATTTGGGCACCAAAAGTGACGCTAGGCGCCGCTTTGTTAAGTCCAAAAACCCAAGCCAGCGTTATGCTTCTCGGCCCAACGAGCTGATGCCTCATTCTGTGGATTGGAGGAAGAGAGGCGCCGTTGCTCCTATCAAAAATCAAGGGAGTTGTG GGAGTTGTTGGGCTTTCTCAACAGTAGCAGCAGTGGAAGGCATAAACCAGATCGTAACAGGGGAAATGATCACACTATCCGAACAAGAACTTGTAGATTGTGATAGAGTCCAAAACTCTGGTTGTAATGGTGGCCTAATGGACTATGCCTTTGAGTTCATCATCTCCAACGGTGGCATGGACACTGAAAAGCACTACCCTTATCGCGGCGTTGAAGGCAGATGTGATCCTGTTCGG AAAAATTATAAGGTTGTTAGCATAGATGGTTATGAAGACGTGCCTAGAAATGAAAGAGCACTTCAGAAAGCTGTGGCACATCAACCTGTTTGCGTAGCCATTGAAGCATCTGGCAGGGCTTTCCAGCTCTATTCCTCG GGCGTGTTTACTGGAGAATGTGGAGAAGAAGTTGACCACGGTGTGGTGGTGGTTGGCTATGGTAGTGAAGATGGAGTGGATTATTGGATAGTGAGGAATTCATGGGGCACAAAGTGGGGAGAAAATGGCTATGTCAAAATGGAGCGTAATGTAAAGAAAAGTCACTTAGGCAAATGTGGAATTATGACGGAGGCTTCTTATCCCACAAAGGATAGCGCCATAAATAAACGTAAtacttcaaaagaagaaaagattagCAGTATCTGA